One genomic region from Muriicola soli encodes:
- a CDS encoding peptidylprolyl isomerase: MKKIKNNFLLFALAAWTFTGFAQEEAPAEVSEDQVQEMSETTASAKDTINSFERIKLDGIAAVVGDYVILDSDIEKTLIDLRSQGASTEDITHCSLLGKLMEDRLYAHQAVQDSILVSDDEVNATSDRQIQQLVQQVGSMEKVLQFYKKETVEDFREELYNINKLRMLSEKMQQKIVGEIQVTPEEVRQFFRNIPEDEKPVFGAELEISQIVKTPVIPEEEKQKVVNKLREIKADIEDNDASFSVKAILYSQDPGSKSKGGFYSMTRETPFVKEFKDVAFSLQEGEISEPFETTFGYHIIFIEKIRGQELDLRHILIQPEIPQAAVEAAKIELDTIRKQIMEGKYTFAEAALNFSDEKETKFDGGLLRNPINFDSRFELTKMDPTLYNQVRNLKDEEISYPLLESDPRGGPPKYKILKVTNRYDEHEADFAKDYLKIQELALREKQYKAIKEWMDEHIDDTYVSVNVANRSCEFANNWVKE, translated from the coding sequence ATGAAAAAGATTAAAAATAATTTCCTGCTGTTCGCTTTAGCGGCATGGACCTTTACGGGCTTCGCTCAGGAAGAAGCCCCTGCGGAAGTTTCTGAGGATCAAGTACAAGAAATGTCCGAAACCACTGCGTCTGCTAAAGACACTATTAATTCATTCGAACGGATTAAGTTAGACGGAATAGCTGCTGTTGTTGGGGACTACGTTATTCTCGACTCCGATATCGAGAAAACGCTGATTGATCTCAGGAGTCAGGGCGCTTCAACAGAAGACATCACCCATTGTAGTCTTTTAGGGAAGCTTATGGAAGACCGACTTTACGCTCATCAGGCTGTTCAGGACAGTATCCTGGTTTCTGATGACGAGGTAAATGCCACCAGTGACCGACAGATCCAGCAATTGGTTCAGCAAGTGGGCTCTATGGAGAAGGTACTTCAATTTTATAAAAAAGAGACCGTAGAGGATTTCAGGGAAGAACTCTACAACATCAACAAACTCAGGATGCTGTCTGAAAAGATGCAACAGAAAATCGTAGGCGAAATCCAGGTTACCCCTGAGGAAGTACGGCAGTTCTTTAGGAATATTCCGGAAGACGAAAAACCCGTCTTCGGAGCTGAACTTGAAATTTCTCAAATCGTAAAGACACCTGTGATTCCTGAGGAAGAAAAGCAGAAGGTGGTCAATAAGTTAAGGGAGATTAAAGCCGATATCGAGGACAATGATGCCAGTTTTAGCGTTAAAGCCATCCTGTATTCCCAGGATCCGGGATCTAAGTCGAAAGGCGGTTTTTACAGTATGACCAGAGAGACACCTTTTGTAAAGGAGTTTAAAGACGTGGCCTTTAGCCTGCAGGAGGGCGAGATTTCGGAACCCTTCGAGACTACCTTCGGTTATCATATTATTTTTATTGAAAAGATACGCGGGCAGGAATTAGACTTGCGGCATATCCTTATCCAGCCCGAAATTCCTCAGGCAGCAGTTGAGGCAGCAAAAATTGAATTAGATACCATCCGAAAACAAATCATGGAGGGCAAATACACTTTTGCAGAAGCTGCCCTTAATTTTTCAGATGAAAAAGAGACGAAGTTTGACGGAGGCCTGCTGAGGAATCCAATCAATTTTGATTCTCGATTTGAATTGACAAAAATGGATCCAACCCTCTACAATCAGGTTCGGAATCTAAAGGATGAAGAGATATCTTACCCACTGCTGGAATCAGACCCCAGGGGTGGCCCTCCAAAATATAAGATCCTGAAGGTAACCAACAGATATGACGAGCACGAAGCTGATTTTGCCAAGGATTATTTAAAGATTCAGGAACTGGCCCTCAGGGAAAAGCAATATAAAGCCATCAAAGAATGGATGGATGAGCATATCGATGACACCTATGTGAGCGTTAATGTGGCAAACAGATCTTGTGAATTTGCTAATAACTGGGTGAAGGAATAG
- a CDS encoding AAA family ATPase yields the protein MSDVKAIEELGKKHLSLKREIAKVIVGQNEVIDLILLSIYTGGHSLLIGVPGLAKTLMVNTIAQTLGLDFKRIQFTPDLMPSDILGSEVLDQNRTFKFIKGPVFANIILADEINRTPPKTQAALLEAMQERAVTIAGERHKLSSPYFVLATQNPIEQEGTYPLPEAQLDRFMFAIELKYPSLAEEVQIVKETTDDEEATINALFNAEEILAVQHLVRRIPVPNNVVEYAVKLVNNTRPGTPSSSDYINQYLDWGAGPRASQNLVLGAKAHAAVHGKFSPDIEDVQAIALGILRHRIIKNYKAEAEGISEEDIIHHLM from the coding sequence ATGTCAGATGTTAAGGCCATTGAAGAATTAGGTAAAAAACACCTATCCCTGAAAAGGGAAATTGCGAAAGTAATTGTAGGTCAGAATGAGGTCATAGATCTTATCCTATTGTCTATTTACACCGGGGGACACTCCCTGTTGATTGGTGTTCCGGGTTTGGCGAAAACCTTGATGGTAAATACAATTGCTCAAACTCTTGGTCTCGATTTTAAGCGTATCCAATTTACTCCAGATCTTATGCCCAGTGATATTCTGGGCAGCGAGGTATTAGATCAAAACAGAACTTTTAAATTTATCAAAGGCCCTGTCTTTGCCAATATTATCCTGGCGGATGAAATCAACCGGACGCCACCCAAAACCCAGGCAGCCTTGCTTGAGGCCATGCAGGAAAGGGCCGTAACCATTGCCGGGGAAAGACATAAACTCAGCTCCCCGTATTTTGTCCTGGCCACCCAAAACCCCATTGAACAGGAAGGGACCTATCCTTTACCCGAGGCGCAATTAGACCGGTTTATGTTTGCTATTGAGTTAAAATATCCCTCACTGGCCGAAGAAGTTCAGATTGTAAAAGAGACCACAGATGACGAGGAAGCAACGATCAATGCTCTTTTCAATGCCGAGGAAATTCTCGCAGTGCAGCATCTTGTAAGGCGGATTCCTGTTCCAAACAATGTGGTAGAATACGCCGTGAAGTTGGTAAATAATACCCGCCCCGGAACTCCTTCATCTTCGGATTATATCAACCAGTATCTCGATTGGGGTGCAGGTCCAAGGGCTTCTCAAAACCTTGTTCTCGGTGCAAAAGCTCATGCCGCAGTACATGGAAAATTCTCTCCAGACATCGAAGATGTTCAAGCCATTGCACTCGGTATTTTGAGGCACAGAATTATAAAAAACTACAAGGCTGAGGCAGAAGGCATCAGCGAAGAGGATATTATTCACCATTTAATGTAG
- a CDS encoding aconitate hydratase — protein MAFDIDMIKGVYAKMGERVDAARKLVGKPLTLSEKILYSHLWEGTPSTVFRRGKDYVDFAPDRVACQDATAQMALLQFMHAGKPKVAVPTTVHCDHLIQAKVGAEADLKRANQTSNEVFDFLESVSNKYGIGFWKPGAGIIHQVVLENYAFPGGMMIGTDSHTVNAGGLGMVAIGVGGADAVDVMAGMAWELKFPKLIGVKLKGKLSGWTAPKDVILKVADILTVKGGTGAIVEYFGEGATSMSCTGKGTICNMGAEVGATTSTFGYDESMDRYLRGTDRADVADEAKKVAEHLTADPEVYQEPEKYFDQVIEIDLNTLEPHLNGPFTPDLSTPISKMSEAAKANDWPLNVEVGLIGSCTNSSYEDISRAASLAKQVSEKNLKTKSKFTITPGSELVRYTIERDGFIKTFNNIGATVFANACGPCIGMWDRYGDKAANGPRNTIVHSFNRNFAKRADGNPNTLAFVGSPELVTAIAIAGRLDFNPITDSLINEDGQEVRLDEPRGYELPPEGFAVEDAGYVAPKEDGSSVDVKVATDSERLQLLAPFTPISNESLQGMKLLIKAFGKCTTDHISMAGPWLRYRGHLDNIANNTLIGAVNAFNKKTNFVKNQLTGEYGGVPDTQRLYKEKGIKTIVVGDHNYGEGSSREHAAMQPRHLGVAAVLVKSFARIHETNLKKQGMLALTFSNEADYDKIQEDDTFNFIDIQNFAPDVPLTIEVVHKDGLKDKIKVNHTYNAQQIAWFREGSALNVIKKENAA, from the coding sequence ATGGCATTTGATATCGACATGATTAAAGGCGTTTACGCCAAGATGGGAGAACGGGTTGATGCAGCTCGTAAATTAGTGGGGAAACCACTCACCCTGTCTGAAAAAATACTTTACTCTCATTTGTGGGAAGGAACCCCTTCTACAGTCTTCAGAAGAGGAAAGGATTATGTCGATTTTGCCCCTGACAGGGTGGCTTGCCAGGATGCTACGGCTCAAATGGCTCTTTTGCAGTTTATGCACGCCGGTAAACCTAAAGTTGCAGTCCCGACCACAGTACATTGTGACCACCTTATTCAGGCAAAAGTTGGGGCTGAAGCCGATCTTAAAAGGGCAAATCAAACCAGTAATGAAGTTTTCGATTTTCTGGAATCGGTCTCAAATAAATACGGGATAGGTTTCTGGAAGCCGGGAGCAGGGATCATCCACCAGGTAGTGCTTGAAAACTACGCCTTTCCGGGAGGGATGATGATAGGAACCGATTCACATACAGTGAATGCAGGAGGATTAGGAATGGTCGCCATTGGGGTTGGCGGTGCTGATGCTGTTGATGTTATGGCCGGCATGGCCTGGGAACTCAAGTTTCCCAAGTTGATCGGAGTAAAATTAAAAGGGAAATTAAGCGGATGGACAGCCCCCAAGGATGTTATCCTGAAAGTCGCCGACATATTAACCGTTAAAGGAGGTACCGGAGCAATTGTAGAATATTTTGGTGAAGGAGCCACTTCAATGTCCTGTACCGGAAAAGGAACTATTTGTAATATGGGAGCAGAAGTTGGAGCTACAACTTCAACTTTTGGTTACGATGAATCAATGGATCGATACCTCAGGGGAACGGATAGGGCAGATGTTGCCGATGAAGCTAAAAAAGTAGCCGAGCACCTCACTGCAGATCCAGAGGTATACCAGGAGCCAGAAAAATATTTTGACCAGGTGATAGAGATCGATCTAAACACTCTTGAACCTCATCTCAACGGGCCATTTACGCCGGACCTTTCTACGCCCATTTCTAAAATGAGCGAGGCTGCTAAAGCCAATGACTGGCCTTTAAATGTAGAAGTTGGCCTTATCGGATCATGTACTAATTCGTCTTATGAAGACATTTCCAGGGCCGCATCTCTGGCAAAACAGGTCTCAGAGAAGAATTTAAAGACAAAATCGAAGTTTACCATCACTCCGGGTTCAGAACTAGTGCGCTACACCATTGAACGAGACGGATTTATCAAGACCTTCAACAATATCGGTGCAACCGTTTTTGCCAACGCATGCGGACCGTGCATCGGTATGTGGGATCGCTACGGCGACAAGGCGGCAAATGGCCCCCGAAATACCATCGTACATTCGTTTAACCGGAATTTTGCCAAAAGGGCTGATGGAAATCCGAATACTTTAGCATTTGTAGGATCTCCTGAACTGGTAACTGCCATTGCTATCGCAGGAAGATTAGACTTCAACCCTATTACAGATTCACTGATTAACGAAGACGGACAAGAAGTTAGGCTAGATGAACCCCGCGGCTACGAACTTCCGCCGGAAGGCTTTGCGGTTGAGGATGCAGGTTACGTTGCCCCAAAGGAAGACGGCAGCTCTGTGGATGTTAAGGTAGCTACCGACTCAGAACGCTTACAACTTCTTGCACCCTTTACACCTATTTCCAATGAAAGTCTGCAAGGAATGAAATTGTTGATCAAGGCCTTTGGAAAATGTACGACCGACCATATTTCTATGGCAGGACCCTGGTTGAGGTACAGAGGGCATTTAGACAATATCGCCAATAATACCCTTATCGGTGCCGTAAATGCCTTTAACAAGAAGACCAATTTTGTAAAGAACCAACTTACAGGGGAATACGGAGGCGTACCCGATACACAGAGACTGTATAAGGAAAAAGGGATCAAGACCATTGTTGTGGGTGATCACAACTACGGAGAAGGTTCTTCAAGGGAACACGCAGCCATGCAACCCAGGCATCTGGGGGTAGCAGCTGTCCTGGTTAAATCGTTTGCCAGGATCCATGAAACCAACCTAAAGAAACAGGGAATGTTGGCGCTCACTTTTAGCAACGAAGCTGATTACGATAAGATACAGGAAGACGATACCTTTAATTTTATCGATATTCAAAATTTTGCTCCGGATGTTCCGCTTACCATTGAAGTTGTGCATAAGGATGGATTAAAGGATAAGATCAAGGTGAATCATACCTACAATGCTCAGCAGATTGCCTGGTTCCGGGAAGGATCGGCCCTTAATGTTATCAAAAAAGAAAATGCTGCATGA
- a CDS encoding TlpA family protein disulfide reductase has translation MAIKKKTVLNILLIAFILSFFVTPLGYHSKILLNRIFSGTPSEIPIGKRKQITDYDWRLKDEDWNIINFSPSKGKVVFINFWASWSLPSDAQLNSIQKLYDKFKGKVDFYIITNEEQAPVREYMEEKEYDFPVTYLIIGDKSALPVLEPPGSYVVDKKGYVVAEELAIKDWDNEKVFELIEKLLNEK, from the coding sequence ATGGCCATAAAGAAAAAGACGGTACTCAATATCCTTCTTATAGCTTTTATTCTTTCTTTTTTTGTTACTCCCCTGGGGTATCATAGTAAGATTTTATTAAACCGTATTTTTTCGGGTACACCTTCTGAAATACCCATAGGAAAAAGGAAGCAGATCACTGATTATGACTGGCGGCTAAAAGACGAAGATTGGAATATTATCAATTTCAGTCCATCAAAAGGAAAGGTAGTTTTTATCAATTTCTGGGCTTCCTGGAGCCTGCCGTCAGACGCCCAACTCAATAGTATTCAGAAGCTCTACGATAAATTTAAGGGGAAAGTTGATTTTTATATAATCACCAATGAGGAGCAGGCCCCTGTTCGGGAATATATGGAGGAGAAGGAGTACGACTTTCCTGTAACCTACCTTATAATTGGAGATAAATCCGCACTTCCTGTTTTAGAACCCCCCGGATCTTATGTCGTTGATAAAAAGGGTTATGTAGTCGCAGAAGAGCTCGCTATAAAGGATTGGGACAATGAGAAGGTATTTGAATTGATTGAAAAGTTGTTGAACGAAAAGTGA
- a CDS encoding DUF3291 domain-containing protein, which produces MASQITTLTFFKYKKLTDQIWAFGMMQFAHSSLRKTEGLTFYKLLGTGREGFDPKPDWSVYALLQVWESEEKADVFFQHSSLIKKYRKHSHENWTLYLRNKIARGKWAGSNPFSVYPELTEKIPYVVAITRATIKFKYLRRFWKSVPASQNPLRGNSNLIYTKGIGELPFMQMATFSLWENQQALDEFAYRSKEHIKVIGDTRTLGWYKEELFSRFQPYRSLGCWEGRNPLIFKESDLN; this is translated from the coding sequence GTGGCATCACAGATCACCACCTTAACTTTTTTCAAATACAAGAAGCTCACAGATCAGATCTGGGCCTTTGGCATGATGCAATTCGCCCACTCCTCGTTGAGAAAAACAGAAGGTCTTACTTTCTATAAGCTTTTGGGAACAGGCAGAGAAGGATTTGATCCCAAACCTGATTGGAGCGTTTACGCCCTTCTACAAGTATGGGAAAGTGAGGAAAAGGCAGATGTTTTTTTTCAACATTCATCCCTGATAAAAAAATACAGAAAGCACAGTCACGAAAACTGGACCTTGTATTTGAGGAATAAGATAGCAAGGGGAAAATGGGCCGGCAGCAATCCGTTTTCTGTTTATCCTGAACTAACTGAAAAGATTCCTTATGTAGTTGCTATTACAAGGGCTACCATCAAATTCAAGTACCTCCGCAGATTCTGGAAAAGTGTCCCCGCTTCTCAAAACCCATTGCGGGGTAATTCTAATCTGATCTATACCAAAGGAATTGGGGAGTTGCCCTTTATGCAAATGGCTACTTTTAGTCTATGGGAGAATCAGCAAGCCTTAGACGAATTTGCATACAGAAGCAAAGAACACATTAAAGTGATCGGAGATACTCGCACCCTTGGTTGGTATAAAGAGGAACTGTTTTCGCGTTTTCAACCCTATCGTTCACTCGGATGCTGGGAGGGAAGAAATCCACTGATCTTTAAGGAATCCGATCTCAACTAA
- a CDS encoding carotenoid biosynthesis protein, with protein MPESKNGIWSIAVIWLFHITALIGISIGFEEWFVQKTPVNLIISSILLFLVYPINTRKKTAVFAVLWILGMFAEWLGVKYGILFGTYNYGANLGPKLDGVPYLIGVNWALLSFITASIAQYLVKKPVLQLIFAASLMLVLDFFMEQSAPRFDFWGFDMNVVPLSNYICWLAVALIFQMIIRVAKISGNLKFSAHLYSAQLVFFLYFFLWFS; from the coding sequence ATGCCTGAAAGTAAAAATGGAATATGGTCCATTGCGGTAATATGGTTGTTCCATATTACGGCCCTGATAGGCATCAGCATAGGATTTGAGGAGTGGTTTGTGCAGAAAACGCCGGTAAACCTTATCATTTCTTCAATTTTACTCTTCCTGGTTTATCCGATCAATACCCGAAAAAAAACTGCTGTTTTTGCGGTGTTATGGATTCTGGGCATGTTTGCGGAATGGCTTGGAGTGAAATACGGCATTCTATTCGGTACCTATAATTACGGAGCCAATCTGGGACCTAAGCTAGACGGCGTTCCTTACCTGATTGGTGTTAATTGGGCCCTTCTTAGTTTTATAACTGCAAGCATTGCGCAATACCTGGTTAAAAAACCAGTCTTACAATTGATTTTTGCTGCCTCTCTTATGCTTGTCCTTGATTTCTTTATGGAGCAAAGTGCTCCCAGGTTCGACTTTTGGGGATTCGATATGAATGTGGTTCCGCTAAGTAATTACATCTGCTGGTTGGCCGTAGCCTTGATTTTTCAAATGATCATACGCGTTGCGAAAATCAGTGGCAATTTGAAGTTTTCTGCACATTTGTACTCAGCACAGCTGGTCTTTTTTCTGTATTTTTTCCTTTGGTTTAGTTGA
- the crtD gene encoding 1-hydroxycarotenoid 3,4-desaturase CrtD has product MITYLKRNRRKYKLTAGIFLENSLHKLKTYLSADTIKAILQLHSLDLGQSLNTVNSAKFKNPKLVQLFNRYATYNGSSPYQTPGIMSLIPHLEMHYGTFIPKGGMHRISQSLYELAKDQGVNFHFNQKVEQIVIEGKTATGIKTSTTSYSADLVISNMDIYPTYKQLLPQLKHPTKTLKQERSSSALIFYWGINASFKELDLHNIFFSEDYPAEFRSIFQDKTLPEHPTVYVNITAKDVSEDAPPGCENWFVMINAPGDYGQDWTTLKAQARKTILKKLSASLNREIEPLILTEHILDPVGIQENTSSYRGALYGAASNSKFAAFLRHPNFSRQVQNLYFCGGSVHPGGGIPLCLLSAKIVSDLVPEIKLNQQNA; this is encoded by the coding sequence ATCATCACATATCTCAAGAGAAACAGACGCAAGTACAAGCTTACGGCTGGCATCTTCCTTGAAAATTCATTGCACAAATTAAAAACCTACCTCTCTGCTGATACGATCAAAGCCATCTTACAACTTCATTCACTGGACCTTGGGCAATCCCTGAACACAGTAAATTCTGCAAAATTTAAAAACCCCAAGCTTGTACAGCTGTTTAACCGCTATGCCACCTATAATGGTTCCTCCCCTTACCAGACTCCCGGGATCATGTCTTTGATCCCTCATTTAGAAATGCATTACGGCACATTTATCCCCAAAGGTGGAATGCATCGAATAAGTCAGAGCCTTTATGAATTAGCGAAAGATCAGGGTGTAAACTTTCATTTTAACCAAAAGGTTGAGCAAATAGTCATAGAGGGTAAAACAGCCACAGGCATCAAAACTTCCACTACCAGCTATTCGGCAGACCTTGTAATTTCCAATATGGATATCTATCCTACCTATAAACAATTATTACCCCAGCTAAAACATCCAACCAAAACCCTCAAACAGGAACGATCAAGCTCGGCACTGATCTTCTATTGGGGTATCAACGCAAGCTTTAAGGAGCTCGATCTTCACAATATATTTTTCAGCGAGGATTATCCGGCAGAGTTCAGGTCGATTTTTCAGGATAAAACACTACCTGAACACCCAACGGTATATGTCAACATAACAGCCAAGGATGTGTCTGAGGATGCTCCACCCGGGTGTGAAAACTGGTTTGTCATGATCAATGCTCCCGGGGACTACGGACAGGACTGGACCACTTTGAAAGCCCAGGCACGTAAAACCATTCTTAAAAAGTTATCAGCGTCTCTGAATCGTGAAATTGAACCCCTGATTCTCACTGAGCACATTTTAGATCCTGTGGGTATTCAGGAAAATACCAGCTCCTACCGGGGTGCCCTTTACGGTGCAGCCAGTAATTCGAAATTTGCAGCCTTTCTGAGACATCCCAATTTTTCACGGCAGGTTCAAAATCTCTACTTTTGCGGAGGCTCGGTTCATCCTGGAGGTGGGATTCCTCTATGTTTGCTGTCTGCTAAAATCGTAAGCGACCTCGTACCGGAAATAAAATTAAATCAGCAAAATGCCTGA
- a CDS encoding phytoene desaturase family protein, translating into MPKAIVIGSGIAGLASALRIRKMGYEVEVFEKNSYPGGKLHAISQDGFRFDLGPSLFTMPHFIEELFHLFGLDPTHYFQYSKKDTVCNYFWSDGSRFTVHANEKTFVEEASDFLMKVRIKSSHISRETDASTSLRLASSLKIHCTN; encoded by the coding sequence ATGCCAAAAGCCATTGTAATTGGCTCGGGTATCGCAGGATTAGCTTCAGCCCTCAGGATTCGTAAAATGGGTTACGAAGTAGAGGTCTTCGAAAAAAATTCATACCCGGGAGGCAAGCTTCATGCGATTTCACAAGATGGCTTTCGCTTCGATTTGGGCCCCTCCCTATTTACAATGCCCCATTTTATAGAAGAATTATTTCATCTTTTCGGGTTGGATCCCACCCACTATTTCCAATATTCAAAAAAAGATACAGTTTGTAATTATTTCTGGTCTGATGGATCCCGATTTACTGTCCATGCCAATGAAAAGACCTTTGTGGAAGAAGCTTCGGATTTTTTGATGAAAGTCCGGATAAAATCATCACATATCTCAAGAGAAACAGACGCAAGTACAAGCTTACGGCTGGCATCTTCCTTGAAAATTCATTGCACAAATTAA
- a CDS encoding sterol desaturase family protein: MKIVFWILIFLTTFCIMEFMAWFTHKYIMHGFLWSLHKDHHRKDHDSWFERNDAFFIFYAVLSMTFIILAGNSTFWYGYPIGFGIMAYGATYFLVHDIFIHQRFKIFRNANNWYARGVRRAHKIHHKHLGKEEGECFGMLWVPFKYFKK; the protein is encoded by the coding sequence ATGAAAATAGTATTCTGGATCTTAATTTTCCTAACCACATTTTGCATTATGGAATTTATGGCCTGGTTTACCCATAAATATATAATGCACGGTTTTCTCTGGAGCCTTCACAAGGATCACCACAGGAAAGATCACGATTCCTGGTTTGAACGAAATGATGCCTTCTTTATCTTTTATGCCGTACTGAGCATGACCTTCATTATACTGGCCGGTAATAGTACTTTCTGGTATGGCTATCCCATCGGTTTCGGGATTATGGCATATGGTGCTACTTACTTCCTGGTTCATGATATTTTTATCCATCAGCGGTTTAAAATTTTCAGGAACGCCAATAATTGGTATGCCAGAGGAGTGCGACGTGCGCACAAGATCCATCACAAGCATCTCGGGAAAGAAGAAGGAGAATGTTTTGGCATGCTTTGGGTTCCTTTCAAATATTTTAAGAAATAA
- a CDS encoding phytoene/squalene synthase family protein → MKSIFDQVSYECSKTVTQSYSTSFALATKMLAPSIRKDIYNIYGFVRFADEIVDSFHDYNKKELFNSFEKELEDSLLNKISLNPILNAFQHSFHQYNIPRHLVDSFMKSMRMDLDKKVYSTQDEFKEYIYGSADVVGLMCLRVFVNGDDQQYEELKDSAMALGSAFQKVNFLRDLKADYEVLNRSYFPNTNLLQLDEASKTLIVEEIREDFKKGYEGIVRLPNDAKFGVYTAYKYYFQLLKKLQRTPSLEIKNARIRVPNYQKFGLLATSYVNYKLNLV, encoded by the coding sequence ATGAAGTCTATTTTCGACCAGGTATCATATGAGTGTAGTAAGACCGTAACCCAGTCTTACAGCACTTCCTTTGCACTTGCTACAAAGATGCTTGCTCCTTCCATCAGGAAGGATATTTATAATATTTATGGATTTGTACGCTTCGCTGATGAGATTGTAGACTCCTTTCACGATTACAACAAAAAAGAACTTTTTAATTCCTTTGAAAAGGAATTGGAAGACAGTTTATTGAACAAAATTAGTCTCAATCCCATACTAAATGCCTTTCAGCATAGTTTTCATCAATATAATATTCCACGTCATCTGGTTGATTCCTTTATGAAAAGTATGCGCATGGACCTTGACAAGAAGGTGTATTCTACTCAGGATGAGTTTAAAGAATACATTTACGGTTCTGCTGATGTGGTAGGCCTGATGTGCCTCAGGGTCTTTGTGAACGGTGATGATCAGCAATACGAAGAATTAAAGGATTCTGCTATGGCCCTAGGATCGGCCTTTCAGAAAGTCAATTTCTTAAGGGATCTCAAAGCAGACTATGAAGTGTTGAACAGGTCGTATTTCCCCAATACCAACTTGCTTCAGTTAGACGAGGCTTCCAAAACGCTTATTGTAGAGGAGATCAGAGAGGACTTCAAAAAAGGTTATGAGGGAATTGTGAGACTGCCCAATGATGCCAAATTTGGAGTATACACGGCTTATAAATACTACTTTCAGCTCTTGAAAAAACTTCAGCGCACCCCATCACTCGAAATTAAAAACGCTCGGATCAGGGTTCCCAACTATCAAAAATTTGGGTTACTGGCGACTTCATACGTCAATTATAAACTCAATCTTGTATAA
- a CDS encoding MerR family transcriptional regulator: MNNVKKFFSIRDLENLSGIKAHTIRIWEKRYKLLSPERTATNIRTYSLASLQKLLNITLLYNSGYKISKIAKIPEDELPIVVRELVANNSTKSHAINAFKLSMINFDLSLFQNTYNSLIAERSFREIFWEVFIPLLNELGLLWQTDTISPSHEHFITNLIKQKIYTSTEKIQTVEPSREDKVFVLFLPENEIHEIGLLFVNYELLLRGYKTIYLGQTMPLDSLTDLQKYYKNLHFLSYFTVIPTKDSLGQYIDDFTEILSPDGASKLWILGRQTQFLANNKLPGYIRAFESVEHLAAAL, translated from the coding sequence ATGAACAATGTAAAGAAATTCTTTAGTATCAGGGACCTTGAAAACCTCTCTGGTATAAAAGCTCATACCATTCGAATCTGGGAAAAGAGGTACAAACTTTTAAGTCCGGAACGCACGGCCACAAATATTCGCACTTATAGTTTAGCAAGTCTTCAAAAGTTGTTAAACATAACCCTGTTGTACAATAGTGGCTATAAGATTTCCAAGATTGCCAAGATCCCGGAGGACGAGCTCCCCATTGTGGTGAGAGAATTGGTAGCAAATAACAGCACCAAAAGCCATGCTATCAATGCCTTTAAATTATCCATGATCAATTTTGATCTGTCTCTCTTCCAAAATACCTACAACAGCCTTATAGCTGAACGATCATTCAGAGAGATTTTCTGGGAAGTTTTTATTCCCCTTCTCAACGAATTGGGTCTTTTGTGGCAAACCGATACTATCAGTCCTTCCCACGAACACTTTATCACCAACTTGATTAAACAAAAAATATATACCAGCACTGAAAAGATTCAGACCGTGGAACCCAGCAGGGAAGACAAGGTCTTTGTCCTATTTCTTCCTGAAAACGAAATTCATGAAATTGGGTTGTTGTTTGTAAACTACGAATTGCTGTTACGTGGATATAAGACTATTTACCTGGGACAGACCATGCCCCTTGATAGCCTTACTGACCTGCAGAAATACTACAAAAATCTGCATTTCTTATCCTATTTTACGGTAATTCCTACCAAAGACAGCTTAGGGCAATACATTGACGACTTTACGGAAATCCTAAGTCCGGACGGCGCTTCTAAATTGTGGATTTTAGGCAGGCAAACTCAATTCCTGGCCAACAACAAACTTCCGGGATATATCAGGGCATTTGAATCTGTGGAACATTTAGCCGCAGCCCTGTAA